The proteins below come from a single Micromonospora citrea genomic window:
- a CDS encoding ABC transporter ATP-binding protein: MDGRVTGDADLVISLDGVGVRRSGTALLHDVDWRVELDERWVVLGPNGAGKTTLLNLAAGRLHPTTGAAHVLGERIGRTDVNELRTRIGLSTAALAERVPADERVSDVVVTAAWSVLGRWRESYDTSDEARARALLGQLGVGGLADRTYGTLSEGERKRVQIARALMTDPELLLLDEPAAGLDLGGREDLVARLAELAYDPDAPALVLVTHHVEEIPPGFTHALLLREGQVVAQGLLGDTLTGDNLSKTFGLPLVVERSGDRYTARAA, translated from the coding sequence TTGGATGGGCGGGTGACTGGTGACGCGGATCTGGTGATCAGCCTCGACGGCGTCGGTGTGCGCCGCTCCGGCACGGCGCTGCTGCACGACGTGGACTGGCGGGTCGAGCTGGACGAGCGCTGGGTGGTGCTCGGGCCCAACGGCGCCGGAAAGACGACACTGCTCAACCTCGCCGCCGGGCGGCTGCACCCGACGACCGGCGCCGCCCACGTGCTCGGCGAACGGATCGGCCGCACCGACGTCAACGAGCTGCGCACCCGCATCGGCCTCTCCACCGCCGCGCTCGCCGAGCGGGTGCCCGCCGACGAGCGGGTCAGCGACGTGGTGGTCACGGCCGCCTGGTCGGTGCTCGGGCGCTGGCGGGAGAGCTACGACACGTCCGACGAGGCCCGCGCCCGCGCGCTGCTGGGCCAGCTCGGCGTCGGCGGCCTCGCCGACCGCACCTACGGCACCCTCTCCGAGGGCGAGCGCAAGCGGGTGCAGATCGCCCGCGCGCTGATGACGGACCCGGAGCTGCTGCTCCTCGACGAGCCCGCCGCCGGGCTCGACCTGGGTGGGCGGGAGGACCTGGTGGCCCGGCTGGCCGAGCTGGCGTACGACCCGGACGCCCCGGCGCTGGTGCTGGTCACCCACCACGTGGAGGAGATCCCGCCCGGCTTCACCCACGCGCTGCTGCTGCGCGAGGGCCAGGTGGTGGCCCAGGGGCTGCTCGGCGACACGCTCACCGGGGACAACCTCTCCAAGACCTTCGGGCTGCCGCTGGTGGTCGAGCGCTCCGGCGACCGGTACACCGCCCGCGCCGCCTGA
- a CDS encoding ABC transporter ATP-binding protein, translated as MSAVIEIEGLRKAFHSLRRGRRVAVDGFDLLVESGQIHGFLGPNGSGKTTTLRALLGLVRADAGRMTVLGRTSPEQLPQVAGRVGAIVESPQFFGNFTGHRTLRLLARAGGVPVARVDAVLEQVGLRDRGDERVKGYSLGMKQRLAVASALLKDPELLILDEPANGLDPAGIREMRDLMRSLAEAGVTVLVSSHILAEIQLICDHVTIISRGRRVAAGRVDEVLAGFDRHELLVRVDEPARAAELLTAAGLTVTGDGDHLVVGDVDDAATVSRTLGEAGLWVRELTPLRPDLESAFLELTGAPAHPAVPRQVDETVLPDQRDREPVIDLDAKGVDA; from the coding sequence GTGAGCGCGGTCATCGAGATCGAGGGCCTGCGCAAGGCGTTCCACAGCCTGCGGCGGGGGCGCCGGGTGGCGGTCGACGGTTTCGACCTGCTCGTGGAGTCCGGCCAGATCCACGGGTTCCTCGGCCCCAACGGGTCGGGGAAGACCACCACGCTGCGCGCCCTGCTCGGGCTGGTACGCGCCGACGCCGGCCGGATGACCGTGCTGGGGCGGACGTCGCCGGAGCAGTTGCCCCAGGTGGCCGGGCGGGTCGGGGCGATCGTGGAGAGCCCGCAGTTCTTCGGCAACTTCACCGGCCACCGCACGCTGCGCCTGCTCGCCAGGGCCGGCGGTGTGCCGGTCGCCCGGGTCGACGCGGTGCTGGAGCAGGTGGGCCTGCGGGACCGGGGCGACGAGCGGGTCAAGGGCTACTCGCTGGGCATGAAGCAGCGCCTGGCGGTGGCCTCGGCCCTGCTCAAGGACCCGGAGCTGCTGATCCTCGACGAGCCGGCGAACGGGCTGGACCCGGCCGGCATCCGGGAGATGCGGGACCTGATGCGCTCGCTGGCCGAGGCCGGCGTGACGGTGCTGGTCTCCAGCCACATCCTGGCCGAGATCCAGCTGATCTGCGACCACGTCACGATCATCTCGCGGGGTCGCCGGGTGGCCGCCGGGCGGGTCGACGAGGTGCTGGCCGGCTTCGACCGGCACGAACTGCTGGTACGGGTGGACGAGCCGGCGCGGGCGGCCGAGCTGCTGACGGCGGCGGGGCTGACGGTGACCGGCGACGGCGACCACCTGGTGGTGGGCGACGTCGACGACGCCGCGACGGTCAGCCGGACGCTGGGCGAGGCGGGCCTGTGGGTACGCGAGCTGACCCCGCTGCGGCCCGACCTGGAGAGCGCCTTCCTCGAGCTGACCGGCGCGCCGGCGCACCCGGCGGTGCCCCGGCAGGTCGACGAGACGGTGCTGCCCGACCAGCGCGACCGGGAACCGGTGATCGACCTCGACGCGAAGGGAGTGGACGCGTGA
- a CDS encoding ABC transporter permease subunit yields the protein MNLVRAELERLGARRFVQLMLVLLVLAFGVTAATTLAGSHRPTAEEVLDAEQQAAAARQQLERTHQLCLDRQRGVLRPGEAQVYLPDDCGEVDPARMERAPVAADYLTGVFTFASEAEPLLYFLIAFLVLFGFLVGASYIGADLNSGGVVNLLLWRPRRLTVLGAKLGTLLGATALLSLVASAAYLGAFWLIAQVAGRPGRLDGEFWQSLGAVWGRGVLLALLFTAAGFAVATLGRHTSAALGAVAGYLVVWELGARLVMEILDVVKVERYMLSSYVAAWLNGGVDFWDDACAPTATVSCSAFYTVTWQPALVVLLGLTGALTAAAFAVFRRRDLM from the coding sequence GTGAACCTGGTCCGTGCCGAGCTGGAGCGTCTCGGCGCCCGACGCTTCGTGCAGCTCATGCTGGTCCTGCTGGTGCTCGCGTTCGGTGTCACCGCGGCGACCACCCTGGCCGGCTCGCACCGGCCCACCGCGGAGGAGGTCCTCGACGCCGAGCAGCAGGCCGCGGCGGCGCGCCAGCAGCTGGAACGCACCCACCAGCTGTGCCTGGACCGGCAGCGGGGCGTCCTGCGACCGGGCGAGGCGCAGGTGTACCTCCCGGACGACTGCGGCGAGGTCGACCCGGCCCGGATGGAGCGGGCTCCGGTGGCCGCCGACTACCTGACGGGGGTGTTCACCTTCGCCTCGGAGGCCGAGCCGCTGCTCTACTTCCTCATCGCGTTCCTGGTGCTCTTCGGGTTCCTGGTGGGCGCCTCCTACATCGGCGCCGACCTGAACTCCGGCGGGGTGGTCAACCTGCTGCTCTGGCGGCCCCGGCGGCTGACGGTGCTCGGCGCCAAGCTGGGCACGCTGCTCGGCGCGACGGCGCTGCTGTCGCTCGTCGCCTCCGCGGCGTACCTCGGGGCGTTCTGGCTGATCGCCCAGGTCGCGGGGCGGCCCGGGCGGCTCGACGGGGAGTTCTGGCAGTCGCTGGGCGCGGTCTGGGGGCGCGGCGTGCTGCTGGCGCTGCTGTTCACCGCGGCGGGTTTCGCCGTCGCCACCCTGGGCCGCCACACGTCTGCGGCGCTCGGTGCGGTCGCCGGCTACCTCGTGGTGTGGGAGCTGGGGGCGCGGCTGGTGATGGAGATCCTGGACGTCGTCAAGGTCGAGCGGTACATGCTCTCCAGCTACGTGGCCGCCTGGCTGAACGGCGGCGTCGACTTCTGGGACGACGCCTGCGCACCGACCGCCACCGTGTCGTGCAGTGCCTTCTACACGGTGACCTGGCAGCCCGCGCTCGTCGTGCTGCTCGGGCTCACCGGCGCGTTGACCGCGGCGGCCTTTGCGGTGTTCCGTCGGCGCGACCTGATGTGA
- a CDS encoding ROK family transcriptional regulator: protein MSSTRLPGTPRLLRALNDRAALELLLEQGPLTRARLGELTGLSKVTASQLVERLEERGLVTRVGEQAGGRGPNAQLYAVRPGSAHVVGVDVGADRVVAACADITGAVIGRVEQSTHDTDDPVGVVHNAVVQAASSAGAQLSSVRRIVLGTPGLVDPGTGDITFAFNLPRWHSGLLAALREDLHTPVVFENDVNLAAVAEAQSGAARGLTDFVLVWVGAGVGLAIVLGGRLHHGSSGAAGEIGYLPVPGAPIPRDVSRRAKPAFQQLIGADAVRELARAHGYPDGSGAAAVRAAVADGTAGGPMLDEVARRLALGVASTCVVLDPPLVVLAGEVGQAGGAALAERVQHEVAAITLVRPRVVPTGLTEEPILRGALRTALDAVRDEVFGSTVG from the coding sequence ATGAGTTCGACCCGGCTGCCCGGCACCCCCCGTCTGTTGCGGGCGCTCAACGACCGCGCGGCGCTGGAGCTGCTGCTGGAGCAGGGGCCGCTCACCCGCGCCCGGCTGGGCGAGCTGACCGGGCTGTCCAAGGTCACGGCGTCCCAGCTCGTCGAGCGGCTGGAGGAGCGCGGTCTGGTCACCCGGGTCGGCGAGCAGGCCGGCGGGCGGGGGCCGAACGCCCAGCTCTACGCCGTGCGGCCGGGCAGCGCGCACGTGGTCGGGGTGGACGTCGGCGCCGACCGGGTGGTCGCCGCCTGCGCGGACATCACCGGGGCGGTGATCGGCCGCGTCGAGCAGTCGACCCACGACACCGACGACCCGGTCGGCGTGGTGCACAACGCGGTGGTGCAGGCCGCGAGCAGCGCCGGGGCGCAGCTTTCGAGCGTACGGCGGATCGTGCTGGGCACCCCCGGCCTGGTCGACCCGGGCACCGGCGACATCACCTTCGCGTTCAACCTGCCGCGCTGGCACAGCGGCCTGCTCGCCGCCCTCCGGGAGGACCTGCACACCCCGGTGGTCTTCGAGAACGACGTCAACCTGGCCGCCGTCGCCGAGGCGCAGTCGGGCGCGGCCCGGGGGCTGACGGACTTCGTGCTGGTCTGGGTCGGCGCCGGCGTCGGCCTGGCGATCGTGCTGGGTGGCCGGCTGCACCACGGCAGCAGCGGCGCCGCCGGCGAGATCGGCTACCTGCCGGTGCCCGGGGCGCCCATCCCGCGGGACGTCTCCCGCCGGGCGAAGCCGGCGTTCCAGCAGTTGATCGGCGCGGACGCGGTCCGCGAGCTGGCCCGCGCGCACGGCTACCCGGACGGCAGCGGCGCCGCCGCGGTGCGGGCGGCGGTCGCCGACGGCACGGCCGGCGGCCCGATGCTCGACGAGGTGGCCCGCCGGCTGGCGCTCGGCGTGGCGAGCACCTGCGTGGTGCTGGACCCGCCGCTGGTGGTGCTGGCCGGCGAGGTCGGCCAGGCGGGCGGGGCGGCGCTGGCGGAGCGGGTGCAGCACGAGGTCGCGGCGATCACGCTGGTCCGCCCCCGGGTGGTGCCGACCGGGCTGACCGAGGAGCCGATCCTGCGCGGCGCGCTGCGCACGGCGCTGGACGCGGTGCGCGACGAGGTCTTCGGCTCGACGGTCGGCTGA
- a CDS encoding glycoside hydrolase family 3 N-terminal domain-containing protein: MGLDPGLRRLALGTLLAAYPGPIPPDWAVDLVAEGLAGHTLFGTNVHDPGQVAASTAALRAGRPDVLVAIDEEGGDVTRLAHATGSPYPGNAALGAIDDVALTRRVYEAIGAELAGLGITVDLAPTVDVNTADENPVIGTRSFGADPVRVAAHSAAAVAGLQAAGVAACAKHFPGHGATVADSHYELPTVDVPLDVLRERDLPPFAAVVAAGAQAVMTAHIRVPALTGDGPATFSRRVLVDLLRHEYGFTGAVITDALEMKGAAVAAGGVGPAAVRALAAGADLLCIGAQVDAELVERVVEEIVGALADGRLERARVEEAAGRVAALAAWTRATGAAPATPTTLGYAAARRAVRVEGELSALDRPLVVQLHTASTIAEGRVPWGLGPHLDGVQELRVVAAETDAAALRRLAGDRPIVLVGRHLHRLPGGPELVTALAAAHPVTVVEMGWPARWRPAGVRAFVTTYGASHANGRAAAEVLGLAG; encoded by the coding sequence GTGGGGCTCGATCCAGGACTGCGCCGGCTCGCGCTCGGCACGCTGCTCGCCGCGTACCCGGGGCCGATCCCCCCGGACTGGGCGGTCGACCTGGTGGCCGAGGGGCTCGCCGGGCACACCCTGTTCGGCACCAACGTCCACGACCCGGGGCAGGTGGCGGCCAGCACGGCGGCCCTGCGGGCGGGCCGGCCGGACGTGCTCGTCGCCATCGACGAGGAGGGCGGCGACGTCACCCGGCTGGCGCACGCCACCGGCAGCCCGTACCCGGGCAACGCGGCGCTCGGCGCGATCGACGACGTGGCGCTGACCCGGCGGGTCTACGAGGCCATCGGCGCGGAGCTGGCCGGCCTCGGCATCACCGTCGACCTCGCCCCCACCGTGGACGTCAACACCGCCGACGAGAACCCGGTGATCGGCACCCGGTCGTTCGGCGCCGACCCGGTGCGGGTCGCCGCGCACTCCGCCGCTGCGGTGGCCGGCCTCCAGGCCGCCGGGGTGGCCGCCTGCGCCAAGCACTTCCCGGGGCACGGCGCGACGGTCGCCGACTCCCACTACGAGCTGCCCACCGTGGACGTGCCGCTCGACGTGCTGCGCGAGCGCGACCTGCCGCCCTTCGCCGCGGTCGTGGCGGCCGGCGCGCAGGCCGTGATGACCGCGCACATCCGGGTGCCGGCGCTGACCGGCGACGGGCCCGCCACGTTCAGCCGGAGGGTCCTGGTCGACCTGCTGCGCCACGAGTACGGCTTCACCGGCGCCGTCATCACCGACGCGCTGGAGATGAAGGGCGCCGCGGTGGCCGCCGGTGGGGTGGGCCCGGCCGCCGTACGGGCCCTCGCCGCCGGCGCCGACCTGCTCTGCATCGGAGCCCAGGTCGACGCCGAACTGGTCGAGCGGGTGGTCGAGGAGATCGTCGGGGCGCTCGCCGACGGCCGCCTGGAGCGGGCCCGGGTCGAGGAGGCGGCCGGGCGCGTCGCGGCGCTCGCGGCCTGGACCCGGGCCACCGGCGCGGCCCCGGCCACCCCCACCACGCTCGGGTACGCCGCCGCACGGCGCGCCGTCCGCGTGGAGGGCGAGCTGTCCGCGCTGGACCGTCCGCTGGTGGTCCAGCTGCACACCGCCTCGACCATCGCCGAGGGGCGGGTGCCGTGGGGCCTGGGCCCGCACCTCGACGGCGTGCAGGAGCTGCGGGTGGTCGCCGCCGAGACCGACGCGGCGGCCCTGCGCCGGCTCGCCGGGGACCGGCCGATCGTGCTGGTCGGGCGGCACCTGCACCGCCTGCCGGGCGGCCCCGAACTGGTGACCGCGCTGGCCGCCGCGCACCCGGTGACGGTGGTCGAGATGGGCTGGCCGGCCCGCTGGCGGCCGGCGGGCGTACGGGCGTTCGTCACCACGTACGGCGCGAGCCACGCCAACGGCCGGGCGGCGGCCGAGGTGCTCGGCCTGGCCGGCTGA
- a CDS encoding PP2C family protein-serine/threonine phosphatase, producing the protein MTAIEPWHRALADLLSLSHRLPPDQLPVAVNDALRPLGAAVTVYLVDAEQRDLRPLPERGRPTPDPLPIDSSLAGRAFTQVEVHAGQGPPPRLWVPVVDGTDRLGLLEVFPPAGTDLADEGVRDGCRLVSGMVGHLVTSKGTHGDTLHRTRRSRPMGVSAELLWQLLPPLTFAAWDTTVSALLEPCYEVGGDAFDYAVDGGVVALAILDGVGHGLPAVLTTSVALAALRAARRTGSDLPGLVRAVDAAIAAQWRDARFVTAVLAEFDTDTGLLRYVNAGHPPPVLLRRGRAVQALDGGRRLPLGLPDDRVDVAETRLEPGDRLLLHTDGVTEARDPAGEMFGLPRLADLAERHIGSGLPAPEILRRLSHAVVGHQAGPHQDDATLMLLEWSAAAAARTQP; encoded by the coding sequence ATGACCGCGATCGAGCCCTGGCACCGGGCGCTGGCCGATCTCCTGTCCCTGTCGCACCGGCTGCCACCGGACCAACTGCCCGTGGCGGTCAACGACGCGCTCCGGCCCCTGGGCGCGGCGGTGACCGTCTACCTGGTCGACGCCGAGCAGCGCGACCTGCGTCCGCTGCCGGAGCGGGGCCGGCCGACGCCGGATCCGTTGCCGATCGACAGCAGCCTGGCCGGTCGCGCGTTCACACAGGTCGAGGTGCACGCCGGGCAGGGGCCGCCGCCCCGGCTCTGGGTGCCGGTCGTCGACGGCACCGACCGGCTGGGGCTGCTGGAGGTGTTCCCCCCGGCCGGGACCGACCTCGCCGACGAGGGGGTCCGCGACGGCTGCCGCCTCGTCTCCGGCATGGTCGGCCACCTGGTCACCAGCAAGGGCACGCACGGGGACACCCTGCACCGGACGCGTCGCAGCCGCCCGATGGGGGTCTCGGCCGAGCTGCTCTGGCAACTGCTGCCGCCGCTGACCTTCGCCGCCTGGGACACCACCGTCAGCGCCCTGCTCGAACCCTGCTACGAGGTCGGCGGCGACGCGTTCGACTACGCGGTGGACGGCGGCGTCGTGGCACTGGCGATCCTCGACGGGGTCGGGCACGGCCTACCGGCGGTGCTGACCACCTCGGTCGCGCTGGCGGCGCTGCGGGCGGCCCGGCGCACCGGCTCGGACCTGCCGGGGCTGGTGCGCGCGGTCGACGCCGCGATCGCCGCGCAGTGGCGGGACGCGCGGTTCGTCACGGCGGTGCTCGCCGAGTTCGACACCGACACCGGGCTGCTGCGCTACGTCAACGCGGGGCACCCGCCGCCGGTCCTGCTGCGCCGGGGCCGGGCCGTGCAGGCGCTCGACGGGGGCCGGCGGCTCCCGCTCGGCCTGCCCGACGACCGGGTCGACGTGGCGGAGACGCGGCTGGAACCCGGTGACCGGCTGCTGCTGCACACCGACGGGGTGACCGAGGCGCGCGACCCGGCCGGCGAGATGTTCGGCCTGCCCCGGCTGGCCGACCTCGCCGAGCGGCACATCGGTTCGGGGCTGCCGGCGCCGGAGATCCTGCGCCGGCTCAGCCACGCGGTGGTCGGGCACCAGGCCGGGCCCCACCAGGACGACGCCACCCTGATGCTCCTCGAGTGGTCGGCCGCGGCCGCCGCCCGCACGCAGCCCTGA
- a CDS encoding STAS domain-containing protein: MGGRDTESGPLFLRPAGEVDMATADALGDTITDALHRPGVREVVVDLAEVSFLDSSGVRVLVHGVALARERDATLRVANPQPVVARVLRITGVGPLLGLVDDAAARPSVARGWRGLD, translated from the coding sequence ATGGGTGGACGGGACACGGAGTCGGGGCCGTTGTTCCTGCGGCCGGCCGGCGAGGTCGACATGGCCACCGCCGACGCGTTGGGCGACACGATCACCGACGCGCTGCACCGGCCCGGCGTACGCGAGGTCGTCGTCGACCTCGCCGAAGTCAGCTTCCTCGACTCCAGCGGCGTACGCGTCCTCGTGCACGGCGTCGCCCTGGCCCGGGAGCGCGACGCGACGCTGCGGGTGGCGAACCCGCAGCCGGTGGTGGCGCGGGTGCTGCGGATCACCGGGGTCGGCCCGCTGCTCGGGCTCGTCGACGACGCGGCCGCCCGACCCTCGGTCGCCCGCGGCTGGCGCGGGCTGGACTGA
- a CDS encoding thiol-disulfide oxidoreductase DCC family protein — translation MTIPPDRGAGRVPDATAHGGGGVRSFTVLYDAHCPLCRAARRWLASRAQLVPLEFVPAGSAQARRRFPGLDHDATLRDLTVVADTGEVYAGDGAWFACLWALADHRGTAERLARPHLLPLARRVVAAASAARERVRDPSAEPVDEPAGYGDPDDRADCADDRCG, via the coding sequence ATGACCATCCCGCCCGACCGGGGCGCGGGCCGGGTTCCGGACGCCACCGCGCACGGGGGCGGTGGCGTCCGGAGCTTCACCGTCCTCTACGACGCGCACTGCCCGCTGTGTCGCGCCGCCCGCCGCTGGCTGGCGTCCCGCGCCCAGCTCGTACCCCTGGAGTTCGTGCCGGCCGGTTCGGCGCAGGCCCGACGGCGCTTCCCGGGCCTGGACCACGACGCGACGCTGCGCGACCTCACCGTGGTGGCGGACACCGGCGAGGTGTACGCGGGAGACGGCGCCTGGTTCGCCTGCCTCTGGGCGCTGGCCGACCACCGGGGCACCGCCGAGCGGCTGGCGCGCCCGCACCTGCTGCCGCTCGCCCGCCGGGTGGTCGCCGCCGCCTCGGCGGCACGCGAACGCGTCCGCGATCCGTCGGCGGAGCCGGTCGACGAGCCGGCGGGATACGGTGACCCCGATGACCGAGCAGACTGCGCCGACGACCGCTGCGGGTGA
- a CDS encoding TetR family transcriptional regulator, giving the protein MTEQTAPTTAAGEPATARGEQTRQLILDTAMRLFRERGYARTTMRAIAQEAGVAVGNAYYYFGSKDHLIQEFYARAQVEHRAAARPVLDRESDFAARLAGVLHAGVDVLTPSHDFAASFFKTAAEPTSPLSPFSEESSAPRRAAVDLFAEVLDGSTARVDAELRPHLPELLWLAYMGVVLYWVHDRSPGQAKTRKLIDGAVPLIDRLVGLSRLRVLRPVTRQVLDLIRTLRH; this is encoded by the coding sequence ATGACCGAGCAGACTGCGCCGACGACCGCTGCGGGTGAGCCGGCCACCGCCCGGGGCGAGCAGACGCGGCAGCTCATCCTGGACACGGCGATGCGGCTGTTCCGCGAGCGGGGGTACGCCCGGACCACCATGCGCGCCATCGCCCAGGAGGCCGGGGTCGCGGTGGGCAACGCCTACTACTACTTCGGCTCGAAGGACCACCTGATCCAGGAGTTCTACGCCCGGGCCCAGGTCGAGCACCGGGCGGCGGCGCGACCGGTGCTCGACCGGGAGTCCGACTTCGCCGCGCGGCTCGCCGGGGTGCTGCACGCCGGTGTGGACGTGCTCACCCCGTCGCACGACTTCGCGGCCAGCTTCTTCAAGACCGCGGCGGAGCCGACCTCGCCGCTGAGCCCGTTCTCGGAGGAGTCGTCCGCGCCCCGGCGGGCGGCCGTCGACCTCTTCGCCGAGGTGCTCGACGGCTCCACGGCGAGGGTGGACGCGGAGCTGCGTCCCCACCTGCCCGAGCTGCTCTGGCTGGCGTACATGGGCGTGGTCCTCTACTGGGTCCACGACCGGTCCCCGGGGCAGGCCAAGACCCGGAAGCTCATCGACGGCGCGGTCCCCCTGATCGACCGGCTGGTGGGGCTGTCCCGGCTGCGGGTGCTGCGCCCGGTCACCCGGCAGGTCCTGGACCTCATCCGCACGCTGCGTCACTGA